The following nucleotide sequence is from Aedes aegypti strain LVP_AGWG chromosome 3, AaegL5.0 Primary Assembly, whole genome shotgun sequence.
TTGAGCCATCAGCTGCCGCCGAGAGTCCTGCAGTGCCCCCAGATGACCCTCTAGTTCGCCCTTTCGCTGCCGCAGAGCGCGCAGCTCGTTCATCAGGGCCGGGCTCTCCGGTTGCACCTGTTCGGCTTCTTGCTGCCGGCGGAGTTTCTGAATTTCTCGCATGATTTCTTTGTTTTTGGACTCGAGCTGCATGATTAGCTCTCGCTGAGCGCGGGAGCTGTCCAGCCCTATTTGGACCGGATCGGGAGCCGAACTGCCAGGCTGTTTCGAAATAAGCTGGTTAAAACGTCTATATCTAGATAAAAAGTGCAACAGAACTTACCGTCCGACTTTCTTGAGCAAGTCTCGCTGCGTACCGCGCGATAAGTCTGTGCTCTTCGTCGTTCGAATTGGCTCCACCTCGCGTAACGGAAGTACCGTTACTGTCCAGGGATAGACCAGTGCCCCTGGAATTCAGATCGAGTTAGGTTGCTCAATAGATTTGCTTCATAGGAAAACCCGCATCACTTACCGCGAATCCAGCGTACTGCTCCGGTCGTACATCCCAGGGATCATGCCGCCGTCCTGGAAGCCATTGTGCGACGGCAATGGCGACGGTGGTACGATGTGCGACAGGTTGAGCGTCTTTTCCGGTTGTTCTGGAAACCTTGGCAGCACCTGATTGGGCTTTTCCGGCACGCAACGGAAACTCTTCCGTAGCGAGTGACCAATCTGTTTACTGGGGCTCTTGTAGCTGGAGTATTCCTTGACTTCGTGGTCGTTTTGGTGGTTTAGAGAAACTCGACCCTGCCAGAAGCAGTCCTGGCAGAGCTGGTAGGCATGACATCGCTGACATCGATACCGGAAACCGGTGAAGTTCTCCCGCAGGCAGACGGAGCAGATGGTTGGATGGACAACCGCTTCAACGGTGGCCAGTCTGTGTAGTAGGGAAAGCCATACCAGGCACGCTGGGCCAGGTTCCGACATCAGCACGGCCATGAAATCGTTTACGGTTATTTTGTTCTCTACTGGGAAAATTTCGCTTTCGAGTCCTTCCTGATAGTGGAATGTGGGCGATTCAAAGACGGCTGCGGGAAGAGCTAGGACTTCCCGCAGAAAGTCTCCGAGTTTCCAGTGGATGAGCTGTCCAGCACCGTCGGAAATTTGTGAGAAGATGTCTACAAAGAAGATAATAGAAGACATTTCGATGAAAAGGGGCTTCATAAAAGGAATCGAGCTTCACAATACTATGCCATTCCAGGGTTCCATTATAAAAATCTATCAAGTATATCGACTCGTGACACGGAGCCGCTATGCCGTGCCGAGccgaaactcaatgcatcccatAAAGCCTTCGTGTCACGAGCCGATATGTGCTGGGATAAAAATGAGAGCATTTAGGCAAACGCACGATGGAGATGATAGAACGGTGGTAGCAGCATTTCGGTGAACACTTGAATAGCGCGGAAAGCGTAAGGTAGTAGTGGCCAAACAACGTAcacatttaaattattttacggattccttaGGAGATTTTACAAcagctgaaaaaaaattaacggagtacggtaaattttaaagtattctgtgaaaaatcaccggaatccgttaaatttcgacggaattacggtgttttatttcaccgaactgttcagctgttgagattacggtgaaattcaccgta
It contains:
- the LOC5566390 gene encoding dystrobrevin beta isoform X4 produces the protein MNRQKERASHSAMEMEPRVAILQDLKIQSFDTIRFASYRTACKLRYVQKSTNLHLVDIWNVIEAFRENGLNTLEHQNEVSVSRLETLVSSLYHNLNKRLPPTQQVPVDSKASLLLNWLLAAYSGDNSGKIRVFSIKVALAIMCAGKMVDKLRYIFSQISDGAGQLIHWKLGDFLREVLALPAAVFESPTFHYQEGLESEIFPVENKITVNDFMAVLMSEPGPACLVWLSLLHRLATVEAVVHPTICSVCLRENFTGFRYRCQRCHAYQLCQDCFWQGRVSLNHQNDHEVKEYSSYKSPSKQIGHSLRKSFRCVPEKPNQVLPRFPEQPEKTLNLSHIVPPSPLPSHNGFQDGGMIPGMYDRSSTLDSRGTGLSLDSNGTSVTRGGANSNDEEHRLIARYAARLAQESRTPGSSAPDPVQIGLDSSRAQRELIMQLESKNKEIMREIQKLRRQQEAEQVQPESPALMNELRALRQRKGELEGHLGALQDSRRQLMAQLEGLMRMLKNHQTQSPRSTPNSSPRSGKSPPLPQGPQMPGQQRVPGMPPNVPPHLQQSILQQQQLQQQQLQQQQMMLNSHMQEPPGGMMGHPHPMDMRGYVPNGNNNGVHNPIMGRPPSANAPGTGAGPSASGRNDLHYAADSVSSAMSSLVRELNSDFEEMQSHEWSDKENTQWQEQFAQWSLNSQNQ
- the LOC5566390 gene encoding dystrobrevin beta isoform X6, producing MNRQKERASHSAMEMEPRVAILQDLKIQSFDTIRFASYRTACKLRYVQKSTNLHLVDIWNVIEAFRENGLNTLEHQNEVSVSRLETLVSSLYHNLNKRLPPTQQVPVDSKASLLLNWLLAAYSGDNSGKIRVFSIKVALAIMCAGKMVDKLRYIFSQISDGAGQLIHWKLGDFLREVLALPAAVFESPTFHYQEGLESEIFPVENKITVNDFMAVLMSEPGPACLVWLSLLHRLATVEAVVHPTICSVCLRENFTGFRYRCQRCHAYQLCQDCFWQGRVSLNHQNDHEVKEYSSYKSPSKQIGHSLRKSFRCVPEKPNQVLPRFPEQPEKTLNLSHIVPPSPLPSHNGFQDGGMIPGMYDRSSTLDSRGTGLSLDSNGTSVTRGGANSNDEEHRLIARYAARLAQESRTPGSSAPDPVQIGLDSSRAQRELIMQLESKNKEIMREIQKLRRQQEAEQVQPESPALMNELRALRQRKGELEGHLGALQDSRRQLMAQLEGLMRMLKNHQTQSPRSTPNSSPRSGKSPPLPQGPQMPGQQRVPGMPPNVPPHLQQSILQQQQLQQQQLQQQQMMLNSHMQEPPGGMMGHPHPMDMRGYVPNGNNTGSDEEYGMHHHVRQMLDFEEMQSHEWSDKENTQWQEQFAQWSLNSQNQ
- the LOC5566390 gene encoding dystrobrevin beta isoform X7, with amino-acid sequence MNRQKERASHSAMEMEPRVAILQDLKIQSFDTIRFASYRTACKLRYVQKSTNLHLVDIWNVIEAFRENGLNTLEHQNEVSVSRLETLVSSLYHNLNKRLPPTQQVPVDSKASLLLNWLLAAYSGDNSGKIRVFSIKVALAIMCAGKMVDKLRYIFSQISDGAGQLIHWKLGDFLREVLALPAAVFESPTFHYQEGLESEIFPVENKITVNDFMAVLMSEPGPACLVWLSLLHRLATVEAVVHPTICSVCLRENFTGFRYRCQRCHAYQLCQDCFWQGRVSLNHQNDHEVKEYSSYKSPSKQIGHSLRKSFRCVPEKPNQVLPRFPEQPEKTLNLSHIVPPSPLPSHNGFQDGGMIPGMYDRSSTLDSRGTGLSLDSNGTSVTRGGANSNDEEHRLIARYAARLAQESRTPGSSAPDPVQIGLDSSRAQRELIMQLESKNKEIMREIQKLRRQQEAEQVQPESPALMNELRALRQRKGELEGHLGALQDSRRQLMAQLEGLMRMLKNHQTQSPRSTPNSSPRSGKSPPLPQGPQMPGQQRVPGMPPNVPPHLQQSILQQQQLQQQQLQQQQMMLNSHMQEPPGGMMGHPHPMDMRGYVPNGNNRSDEEYGMHHHVRQMLDFEEMQSHEWSDKENTQWQEQFAQWSLNSQNQ
- the LOC5566390 gene encoding dystrobrevin beta isoform X5, whose amino-acid sequence is MNRQKERASHSAMEMEPRVAILQDLKIQSFDTIRFASYRTACKLRYVQKSTNLHLVDIWNVIEAFRENGLNTLEHQNEVSVSRLETLVSSLYHNLNKRLPPTQQVPVDSKASLLLNWLLAAYSGDNSGKIRVFSIKVALAIMCAGKMVDKLRYIFSQISDGAGQLIHWKLGDFLREVLALPAAVFESPTFHYQEGLESEIFPVENKITVNDFMAVLMSEPGPACLVWLSLLHRLATVEAVVHPTICSVCLRENFTGFRYRCQRCHAYQLCQDCFWQGRVSLNHQNDHEVKEYSSYKSPSKQIGHSLRKSFRCVPEKPNQVLPRFPEQPEKTLNLSHIVPPSPLPSHNGFQDGGMIPGMYDRSSTLDSRGTGLSLDSNGTSVTRGGANSNDEEHRLIARYAARLAQESRTPGSSAPDPVQIGLDSSRAQRELIMQLESKNKEIMREIQKLRRQQEAEQVQPESPALMNELRALRQRKGELEGHLGALQDSRRQLMAQLEGLMRMLKNHQTQSPRSTPNSSPRSGKSPPLPQGPQMPGQQRVPGMPPNVPPHLQQSILQQQQLQQQQLQQQQMMLNSHMQEPPGGMMGHPHPMDMRGYVPNGNNNGVHNPIMGRPPSANAPGTGAGPSASGRNDLHYAADSVSSAMSSLVRELNSG
- the LOC5566390 gene encoding dystrobrevin beta isoform X8, whose translation is MNRQKERASHSAMEMEPRVAILQDLKIQSFDTIRFASYRTACKLRYVQKSTNLHLVDIWNVIEAFRENGLNTLEHQNEVSVSRLETLVSSLYHNLNKRLPPTQQVPVDSKASLLLNWLLAAYSGDNSGKIRVFSIKVALAIMCAGKMVDKLRYIFSQISDGAGQLIHWKLGDFLREVLALPAAVFESPTFHYQEGLESEIFPVENKITVNDFMAVLMSEPGPACLVWLSLLHRLATVEAVVHPTICSVCLRENFTGFRYRCQRCHAYQLCQDCFWQGRVSLNHQNDHEVKEYSSYKSPSKQIGHSLRKSFRCVPEKPNQVLPRFPEQPEKTLNLSHIVPPSPLPSHNGFQDGGMIPGMYDRSSTLDSRGTGLSLDSNGTSVTRGGANSNDEEHRLIARYAARLAQESRTPGSSAPDPVQIGLDSSRAQRELIMQLESKNKEIMREIQKLRRQQEAEQVQPESPALMNELRALRQRKGELEGHLGALQDSRRQLMAQLEGLMRMLKNHQTQSPRSTPNSSPRSGKSPPLPQGPQMPGQQRVPGMPPNVPPHLQQSILQQQQLQQQQLQQQQMMLNSHMQEPPGGMMGHPHPMDMRGYVPNGNNNFEEMQSHEWSDKENTQWQEQFAQWSLNSQNQ